One window from the genome of Oryctolagus cuniculus chromosome 1, mOryCun1.1, whole genome shotgun sequence encodes:
- the CCDC187 gene encoding coiled-coil domain-containing protein 187 isoform X4, whose amino-acid sequence MWSSGQDARDGDSSVSSGRLSGSSGGHEACAPPRGTWKERPPQVLGPRRPPRRSDPRLEQLRDRIRAQAQWQGSCASLGTSALSSASSRVLRRKTRKLTDTLPAPAHPAPREKTKRIRGCSSERETAPGPPVPGRAAKGRDSESVSVHAWRRGQALARALLGPPPAQPRLQNTDGGPKSADSGRSRSPAPARSQQQVAEKAAGQASCDQPAMIQTAMATLRALRQQIQAGLELAQGPSGGRKPKPKPKPKPESEARAEMGRHGPWSAPAAHDSSTMYPRASPGRAGSVHCWPPQRASAARERWPQGAWAARGREPCFQRPWSPPEKPSPCSQRPWSASAGQTRPSWARAASEACGTPGPSPWSPPERPRPATPRPWSSSSVFRAGTACKDRASGRPAAGARQAWLGPARSVGTDARPPSPCPRPRGPLGQPHSSASLRDFMRQKAVARRQQALQEKASAARALELRSQRLQEVYRKQKEAVLGRAVPVVSQTTPGIVTFVPSSAQCGGVEAPESLGSPVPAWSKVTSGVVLGDQEAPGSFCLCLNRAWSRAEPPETSRRQDGWEGAPLLLPTTSSLGLRLQDLPRGLCVYLDPQEAKRLGTAGPLHWEHKQARLQALETMAHVLRQRIDILTSKLHRPEAPDAAPPPRPSTLPAAAASPAASPATACPGALVPDGGRGVPRHWVDVQARPLLSPTYFLDAEMLPWGPGTCRESRSPGVEGGRRELERKLRRELASIQALGTLAGSSRGAPATPDPTCDSLWLEETPAAGGAGWAEPWSCGQRQPRDPQAGHLADIQRKSWRFLEALELGQQAQEQALALLRQRAEQEVWETQTALDGLLFKHRLQRAMDKRPGQAEQDAASQLERPQALEDAGQTRGSPCAAPAGPHSHPPPAGGAAEASPGEEPSAPARTQPPDDPACQRAPPRPRPAEPAAPRARGRLTAQMLEQSLREERLRAQHQAALLRLREMALEETTRAELAWLEHQRGRLRSQGDRAAWAALAERQQRALSSLDKGKREIRHLRDIQLSMHRDRTLLLQHQKDVLCVQRAAALLWQELQAPSCSPRFQAARQRGSGQTPQPEGTPCPMETPWPRGPSSPRPWRPRDSTEALQPATEPPHTTPAQAASGPRWGEGVPAASSPLAESDYQAGPGLGTPRGPVQASDIWACAAEPREQLRAAPPAVRHLSLLDMRQQPLGPALAATPGSPTPAQPWLPEAGEPPPGDPQSKPSPALAEEPRAWGCHTESSLDRSRNSRDGGGVCQVAEGSTSRPEAELALELARSPVQEPQAAESVRSGEQRMEARQPEDPSAPFSRLGAPLLAAPPAPANLDEEGVPAAQCPGSPLPQPAAPRGLSPASACGTYSEVQGSSPASWASSASGGPGPSPTRFQKAKAILVQLSDSSASPSSVGAQDDPPTGWGWGLSTRSSWEALGPPPSSVPGGTGGLSWQGPQAWAAGALGGLSVEAAGAGASELGHSPPPPPSPPSPPSGSWSLPLPDAPWAGAGAGSELSEASSHVWDEHSEEHLPGPGTGAGPAPGSLSPADSSADLLGDRVAPQLHPSLGPRDGREAPRSGESPTTGSDTGRATRASPEAADGAVTAHPSSSGDSDLSLSFPSEGVGFGGGETAPLQAWPAPQVPPSPQAPPGGPGGLARGGGRDRRPSVLEEAGAPRAPRAGGILAEILSPVDEQLSYGSADLPSCPAWDTRLPPPPPARPADSDVEGAAPGRKDSPSPPEEASLPGDSADTTDQLSTLSEELLEAGPRAASPELA is encoded by the exons ATGTGGTCCTCGGGCCAGGACGCCAGGGACGGGGACAGCTCCGTGTCATCGGGCCGCCTCTCTGGCTCCTCGGGGGGTCATGAGGCGTGTGCGCCCCCCCGCGGCACCTGGAAGGAGAGGCCACCCCAGGTGCTGGGCCCCCGGAGGCCGCCCAGGAGGAGCGACCCCCGGCTGGAGCAGCTGAGGGACCGCATTCGGGCCCAGGCGCAGTGGCAGGGGAGCTGCGCGTCCCTGGGCACCTCGGCCCTGTCCAGCGCCTCCTCGCGGGTGCTCCGCAGAAAGACCCGGAAGCTGACCGACACCCTCCCGGCCCCCGCGCACCCAG CTCCCAGGGAAAAAACCAAACGCATCAGAGGCTGTTCCAGCGAGAGGGAGACAGCCCCCGGGCCACCCGTCCCCGGCAGAGCAGCCAAGGGCCGAG attCCGAGTCCGTGAGTGTTCACGCCTGGAGGCGAGGCCAGGCTCTGGCCCGGGCGCTGCTGGGGCCACCTcccgcccagcccaggctgcaga acacagacGGTGGCCCCAAGTCTGCAGACTCAGGGAGGTcacgcagccccgcccccgcccgcagccagcagcaggtggccGAGAAAGCGGCCGGCCAGGCGTCCTGCGACCAGCCTGCCATGATCCAGACTGCCATGGCCACCCTGCGAGCCCTCCGCCAGCAAATCCAGGCcgggctggagctggcccagggccccagTGGGGGGCGGAAGCCAAAGCCGAAGCCGAAGCCGAAGCCGGAGTCAGAGGCCCGGGCAGAGATGGGGCGGCACGGCCCCTGGAGCGCCCCAGCCGCACACGACTCCTCCACGATGTATCCTCGGGCCTCACCGGGGCGGGCCGGGAGCGTCCACTGCTGGCCACCACAGAGGGCCTCGGCCGCGCGGGAGCGCTGGCCACAGGGGGCCTGGGCGGCCCGAGGCCGGGAGCCGTGTTTCCAGAGGCCCTGGAGCCCCCCAGAGAAGCCGAGCCCCTGCTCACAGCGGCCGTGGAGTGCGTCGGCAGGGCAGACCCGCCCGTCGTGGGCCCGGGCGGCCAGTGAAGCCTGCGGGACGCCGGGCCCCAGTCCGTGGAGCCCCCCGGAGAGGCCCCGGCCGGCCACCCCGCGGCCCTGGAGCAGCTCCTCGGTGTTCAGGGCCGGCACCGCCTGCAAGGACAGAGCCTCGGGGCGCCCGGCCGCGGGAGCCAGGCAGGCGTGGCTGGGGCCGGCCAGGAGCGTGGGCACAGACGCCAGGCCTCCCTCGCCCTGCCCCAGGCCGCGGGGGCCGCTGGGCCAGCCGCACAGCTCGGCGTCCCTGCGGGACTTCATGCGCCAGAAGGCGGTGGCCCGGCGGCAGCAGGCCCTGCAGGAGAAGGCCTCGGCCGCGCGGGCGCTGGAGCTGAGGAGCCAGCGGCTGCAGGAGGTCTACCGCAAGCAGAAGGAGGCCGTGCTGGGCAGGGCGGTCCCCGTGGTCTCCCAGACCACGCCCGGCATCGTCACCTTCGTCCCCAGCTCCGCGCAGTGTGGG GGCGTGGAAGCCCCCGAGAGCCTGGGGTCTCCAGTGCCGGCGTGGAGCAAGGTGACCTCTGGCGTGGTGCTGGGGGACCAGGAGGCCCCGGGCAG CTTCTGCCTGTGCCTGAACAGAGCCTGGAGCCGCGCCGAGCCCCCGGAGACAAGCCGCCGCCAGGACGGCTGGGAAGGggcccctctgctgctgcccaccacctcctccctggGACTGCGGCTTCAGGACCTGCCCCGAGGGCTGTGCGTCTACCTGGACCCCCAGGAGGCCAAGCGCCTGGGCACGGCCGGCCCCCTGCACTGGGAGCACAAgcaggccaggctgcaggcccTGGAGACCATGGCCCACGTCCTCAGGCAGCGCATCGACATCCTCACCAGCAAGCTGCACCGCCCCGAGGCGCCGgacgccgccccgcccccgcgccccagCACCCTGCCTGCGGCTGCCGCGTCCCCGGCTGCGTCCCCGGCCACGGCCTGTCCCGGAGCCCTGGTGCCCGACGGGGGCAGAGGAGTGCCCCGGCACTGGGTGGACGTGCAGGCCaggcccctcctctctcccacctacTTCCTGGACGCCGAGATGCTGCCGTGGGGCCCCGGCACCTGCCGTGAGAGCAGGTCcccag GAGTGGAGGGCGGCCGtcgggagctggagaggaagctgcGGCGGGAGCTGGCGTCCATCCAGGCCCTCGGCACGCTGGCAGGGAG CTCACGAGGGGCGCCAGCCACGCCAGACCCCACCTGCGACTCCCTGTGGCTGGAGGAGACGCCGGCAGCCGGAGGGGCAGGCTGGGCGGAGCCCTGGAGCTGCG GTCAGCGGCAGCCCCGGGACCCGCAGGCCGGGCACCTGGCCGACATCCAGCGGAAGTCCTGGCGCTTCCTGGAGGCCCTGGAG CTGGGGCAGCAGGCCCAGGAGCAGGCGCTGGCCCTCCTGCGGCAGCGAGCGGAGCAGGAggtgtgggagacgcagacgGCGCTGGACGGGCTGCTCTTCAAACACCGGCTGCAG CGGGCGATGGACAAGCGGCCGGGCCAGGCCGAGCAGGACGCAGCTTCGCAGCTGGAGCGGCCGCAGGCCCTCGAGGACGCAGGACAGACACGGGGCTCTCCGTGCGCTGCGCCGGCGGGACCCCA TTCGCACCCGCCCCCAGCGGGGGGCGCTGCCGAGGCCTCCCCGGGCGAAG agccCTCGGCCCCCGCCCGGACGCAGCCCCCGGACGACCCCGCCTGCCAG CGCGCGCCGCCGAGGCCACGCCCAGCCGAGCCCGCAGCTCCCCGCGCCCGCGGCCGCCTCACCGCGCAGATGCTGGAGCAGAGCCTGCGCGAGGAGCGGCTGCGCGCGCAGCACCAGGCCGCACTGCTGCGCCTGCGCGAGATGGCGCTGGAGGAGACGACGCGCGCCGAGCTGGCCTGGCTGGAGCACCAGCGAGG GCGCCTGCGGAGCCAGGGAGACAGAGCCGCGTGGGCCGCCCTGGCCGAGAGGCAGCAGCGAGCCCTCAGCAGCCTTGACAAGGGGAAG AGGGAGATCCGGCACCTGCGGGACATCCAGCTGTCCATGCACCGGGACCGGACGCTGCTGCTGCAGCACCAGAAAGACGTCCTGTGCGTGCAGAGGGCCGCCGCGCTGCTGTGGCAGGAGCTGCAGGCCCCG AGCTGCAGCCCCCGGTTCCAGGCCGCCCGCCAGAGGGGCTCTGGGCAGACCCCGCAGCCTGAGGGGACGCCGTGCCCCATGGAGACGCCGTGGCCCAGGGGccccagcagcccccgcccctggAGACCCCGTGACAGCACCGAGGCTCTGCA GCCTGCCACGGAGCCCCCGCACACGACGCCCGCCCAGGCAGCTTCGGGGCCGAGGTGGGGAGAGGGCGTGCCTGCGGCCAGCAGCCCGCTGGCGGAGAGCGACTACCAGGCCGGCCCAG GTCTGGGGACCCCCCGAGGCCCGGTGCAGGCCAGCGACATCTGGGCCTGTGCCGCAGAACCCAGGGAGCAGCTGCGTGCGGCCCCGCCGGCGGTGCGTCACCTGAGCCTCCTGGACATGCGACAGCAGCCGCTGGGCCCGGCCTTGGCT GCCACACCGgggagccccaccccagcccagccctggctgccggaAGCCGGGGAGCCGCCCCCAG GAGACCCTCAGAGCAAGCCGAGCCCCGCCCTGGCTGAGGAGCCCCGGGCCTGGGGCTGCCACACTGAGAGCTCCCTGGACCGGAGCCGAAACTCCCGGGATGGAGGGGGTGTCTGT CAGGTGGCCGAAGGCAGCACCAGCAGACCGGAGGCAGAGCTGGCGCTGGAGTTGGCCAGGAGCccggtgcaggagccccaggcagcggAGAGCGTGCGGTCAGGGGAGCAGAG GATGGAGGCCCGACAGCCGGAGGACCCCAGTGCCCCCTTTTCCAGGCTGGGAGCCCCCCTGCTGGCTGCCCCCCCAG ctcctgccaACCTGGACGAGGAGGGGGTACCAGCCGCCCAGTGCCcgggcagccccctgccccagcctgcggcCCCCCGGGGCCTGAGCCCTGCGTCTGCCTGCGGGACGTACTCCGAAGTGCAGGGGTCAAGCCCCGcctcctgggccagctctgcCAGCGgggggcctggcccctcccccacaagGTTTCAGAAAGCCAAGGCCATCCTGGTGCAGCTGTCGGACAGCTCCGCCTCCCCGTCCAGTGTGGGCGCCCAGGACGATCCCCccacgggctggggctgggggctctccACTCGCTCCtcctgggaggccctgggcccACCTCCGTCCTCCGTCCCCGGGGGCACAGGGGGGCTGAGCTGGCAGGGGCCGCAGGCCTGGGCGGCTGGTGCCCTGGGCGGCCTCTctgtggaggcagcaggggcgggAGCCTCGGAGCTGGGGCATAGCCCTCCGCCCCCTCCGTCCCCTCCGTCCCCTCCCTCGGGGAGCTGGTCACTGCCACTTCCAGATGccccctgggcaggggcaggggcagggtcggAGCTGTCGGAGGCCTCCAGCCACGTGTGGGACGAGCACAGCGAGGAACACCTGCCAGGACCTGGCACCGGTGCCGGCCCAGCCCCCGGCAGCCTGTCCCCCGCAGACAGCTCGGCCGACCTCCTCGGAGACCGAGTGGCACCCCAGCTGcacccctccctgggccccagggacGGGCGGGAAGCTCCCAGAAGCGGCGAGAGCCCGACCACCGGATCGGACACAGGAAGAGCCACGAGGGCGTCTCCCGAGGCGGCCGACGGGGCCGTCACCGCACACCCCTCTTCCTCCGGGGACTCGGACCTGTCGCTGTCCTTCCCGTCTGAGGGGGTGGGCTTCGGCGGGGGAGAGACGGCCCCTCTGCAGGCCTGGCCTGCACCCCAGGTCCCGCCCAGCCCGCAGGCTCCTCCTGGGGGCCCCGGTGGCCTGGCACGGGGTGGTGGGAGGGACAGACGCCCCTCTGTCCTGGAGGAAGCCGGGGCCCCACGTGCCCCCCGTGCCGGCGGCATCTTGGCGGAGATTCTGTCTCCGGTGGATGAGCAGCTGTCCTATGGCAGCGCCGacctcccctcctgccccgccTGGGACACccgcctgccgccgccgccgcccgctcgCCCGGCAGACAGCGACGTGGAGGGCGCTGCCCCCGGCCGCAAGGACTCCCCTTCCCCGCCCGAGGAGGCCTCGCTCCCTGGGGACTCGGCGGACACCACCGACCAGCTGTCCACCCTGTCGGAGGAGCTGCTGGAGGCGGGGCCGAGGGCAGCCTCACCTGAACTGGCCTGA
- the CCDC187 gene encoding coiled-coil domain-containing protein 187 isoform X2, producing MLPVCLRETLQPYPSRGQGWCLLPYRALGAAAAATAREDRLRPPVAKDDLSALRWPGPCRQPRVLQVAAPAAWADLGEEPEPQGCSLPMWSSGQDARDGDSSVSSGRLSGSSGGHEACAPPRGTWKERPPQVLGPRRPPRRSDPRLEQLRDRIRAQAQWQGSCASLGTSALSSASSRVLRRKTRKLTDTLPAPAHPAPREKTKRIRGCSSERETAPGPPVPGRAAKGRDSESVSVHAWRRGQALARALLGPPPAQPRLQNTDGGPKSADSGRSRSPAPARSQQQVAEKAAGQASCDQPAMIQTAMATLRALRQQIQAGLELAQGPSGGRKPKPKPKPKPESEARAEMGRHGPWSAPAAHDSSTMYPRASPGRAGSVHCWPPQRASAARERWPQGAWAARGREPCFQRPWSPPEKPSPCSQRPWSASAGQTRPSWARAASEACGTPGPSPWSPPERPRPATPRPWSSSSVFRAGTACKDRASGRPAAGARQAWLGPARSVGTDARPPSPCPRPRGPLGQPHSSASLRDFMRQKAVARRQQALQEKASAARALELRSQRLQEVYRKQKEAVLGRAVPVVSQTTPGIVTFVPSSAQCGGVEAPESLGSPVPAWSKVTSGVVLGDQEAPGSFCLCLNRAWSRAEPPETSRRQDGWEGAPLLLPTTSSLGLRLQDLPRGLCVYLDPQEAKRLGTAGPLHWEHKQARLQALETMAHVLRQRIDILTSKLHRPEAPDAAPPPRPSTLPAAAASPAASPATACPGALVPDGGRGVPRHWVDVQARPLLSPTYFLDAEMLPWGPGTCRESRSPGVEGGRRELERKLRRELASIQALGTLAGSSRGAPATPDPTCDSLWLEETPAAGGAGWAEPWSCGQRQPRDPQAGHLADIQRKSWRFLEALELGQQAQEQALALLRQRAEQEVWETQTALDGLLFKHRLQRAMDKRPGQAEQDAASQLERPQALEDAGQTRGSPCAAPAGPHSHPPPAGGAAEASPGEEPSAPARTQPPDDPACQRAPPRPRPAEPAAPRARGRLTAQMLEQSLREERLRAQHQAALLRLREMALEETTRAELAWLEHQRGRLRSQGDRAAWAALAERQQRALSSLDKGKREIRHLRDIQLSMHRDRTLLLQHQKDVLCVQRAAALLWQELQAPSCSPRFQAARQRGSGQTPQPEGTPCPMETPWPRGPSSPRPWRPRDSTEALQPATEPPHTTPAQAASGPRWGEGVPAASSPLAESDYQAGPGLGTPRGPVQASDIWACAAEPREQLRAAPPAVRHLSLLDMRQQPLGPALAATPGSPTPAQPWLPEAGEPPPGDPQSKPSPALAEEPRAWGCHTESSLDRSRNSRDGGGVCVAEGSTSRPEAELALELARSPVQEPQAAESVRSGEQRMEARQPEDPSAPFSRLGAPLLAAPPAPANLDEEGVPAAQCPGSPLPQPAAPRGLSPASACGTYSEVQGSSPASWASSASGGPGPSPTRFQKAKAILVQLSDSSASPSSVGAQDDPPTGWGWGLSTRSSWEALGPPPSSVPGGTGGLSWQGPQAWAAGALGGLSVEAAGAGASELGHSPPPPPSPPSPPSGSWSLPLPDAPWAGAGAGSELSEASSHVWDEHSEEHLPGPGTGAGPAPGSLSPADSSADLLGDRVAPQLHPSLGPRDGREAPRSGESPTTGSDTGRATRASPEAADGAVTAHPSSSGDSDLSLSFPSEGVGFGGGETAPLQAWPAPQVPPSPQAPPGGPGGLARGGGRDRRPSVLEEAGAPRAPRAGGILAEILSPVDEQLSYGSADLPSCPAWDTRLPPPPPARPADSDVEGAAPGRKDSPSPPEEASLPGDSADTTDQLSTLSEELLEAGPRAASPELA from the exons ATGCTGCCCGTGTGCCTCCGGGAAACGCTGCAGCCCTACCCCAGCAGAGGCCAAGGCTGGTGCCTCCTCCCCTacagggccctgggggcagcgGCCGCCGCCACAGCCAG GGAAGACAGGCTCCGCCCACCCGTGGCCAAGGATGACCTGTCAGCCCTGAGGTGGCCCGGGCCCTGCCGGCAGCCGCGAGTGCTCCAGGTAGCCGCCCCCGCGGCCTGGGCCGACCTCGGCGAGGAGCCAgagccccagggctgcagcctgccGATGTGGTCCTCGGGCCAGGACGCCAGGGACGGGGACAGCTCCGTGTCATCGGGCCGCCTCTCTGGCTCCTCGGGGGGTCATGAGGCGTGTGCGCCCCCCCGCGGCACCTGGAAGGAGAGGCCACCCCAGGTGCTGGGCCCCCGGAGGCCGCCCAGGAGGAGCGACCCCCGGCTGGAGCAGCTGAGGGACCGCATTCGGGCCCAGGCGCAGTGGCAGGGGAGCTGCGCGTCCCTGGGCACCTCGGCCCTGTCCAGCGCCTCCTCGCGGGTGCTCCGCAGAAAGACCCGGAAGCTGACCGACACCCTCCCGGCCCCCGCGCACCCAG CTCCCAGGGAAAAAACCAAACGCATCAGAGGCTGTTCCAGCGAGAGGGAGACAGCCCCCGGGCCACCCGTCCCCGGCAGAGCAGCCAAGGGCCGAG attCCGAGTCCGTGAGTGTTCACGCCTGGAGGCGAGGCCAGGCTCTGGCCCGGGCGCTGCTGGGGCCACCTcccgcccagcccaggctgcaga acacagacGGTGGCCCCAAGTCTGCAGACTCAGGGAGGTcacgcagccccgcccccgcccgcagccagcagcaggtggccGAGAAAGCGGCCGGCCAGGCGTCCTGCGACCAGCCTGCCATGATCCAGACTGCCATGGCCACCCTGCGAGCCCTCCGCCAGCAAATCCAGGCcgggctggagctggcccagggccccagTGGGGGGCGGAAGCCAAAGCCGAAGCCGAAGCCGAAGCCGGAGTCAGAGGCCCGGGCAGAGATGGGGCGGCACGGCCCCTGGAGCGCCCCAGCCGCACACGACTCCTCCACGATGTATCCTCGGGCCTCACCGGGGCGGGCCGGGAGCGTCCACTGCTGGCCACCACAGAGGGCCTCGGCCGCGCGGGAGCGCTGGCCACAGGGGGCCTGGGCGGCCCGAGGCCGGGAGCCGTGTTTCCAGAGGCCCTGGAGCCCCCCAGAGAAGCCGAGCCCCTGCTCACAGCGGCCGTGGAGTGCGTCGGCAGGGCAGACCCGCCCGTCGTGGGCCCGGGCGGCCAGTGAAGCCTGCGGGACGCCGGGCCCCAGTCCGTGGAGCCCCCCGGAGAGGCCCCGGCCGGCCACCCCGCGGCCCTGGAGCAGCTCCTCGGTGTTCAGGGCCGGCACCGCCTGCAAGGACAGAGCCTCGGGGCGCCCGGCCGCGGGAGCCAGGCAGGCGTGGCTGGGGCCGGCCAGGAGCGTGGGCACAGACGCCAGGCCTCCCTCGCCCTGCCCCAGGCCGCGGGGGCCGCTGGGCCAGCCGCACAGCTCGGCGTCCCTGCGGGACTTCATGCGCCAGAAGGCGGTGGCCCGGCGGCAGCAGGCCCTGCAGGAGAAGGCCTCGGCCGCGCGGGCGCTGGAGCTGAGGAGCCAGCGGCTGCAGGAGGTCTACCGCAAGCAGAAGGAGGCCGTGCTGGGCAGGGCGGTCCCCGTGGTCTCCCAGACCACGCCCGGCATCGTCACCTTCGTCCCCAGCTCCGCGCAGTGTGGG GGCGTGGAAGCCCCCGAGAGCCTGGGGTCTCCAGTGCCGGCGTGGAGCAAGGTGACCTCTGGCGTGGTGCTGGGGGACCAGGAGGCCCCGGGCAG CTTCTGCCTGTGCCTGAACAGAGCCTGGAGCCGCGCCGAGCCCCCGGAGACAAGCCGCCGCCAGGACGGCTGGGAAGGggcccctctgctgctgcccaccacctcctccctggGACTGCGGCTTCAGGACCTGCCCCGAGGGCTGTGCGTCTACCTGGACCCCCAGGAGGCCAAGCGCCTGGGCACGGCCGGCCCCCTGCACTGGGAGCACAAgcaggccaggctgcaggcccTGGAGACCATGGCCCACGTCCTCAGGCAGCGCATCGACATCCTCACCAGCAAGCTGCACCGCCCCGAGGCGCCGgacgccgccccgcccccgcgccccagCACCCTGCCTGCGGCTGCCGCGTCCCCGGCTGCGTCCCCGGCCACGGCCTGTCCCGGAGCCCTGGTGCCCGACGGGGGCAGAGGAGTGCCCCGGCACTGGGTGGACGTGCAGGCCaggcccctcctctctcccacctacTTCCTGGACGCCGAGATGCTGCCGTGGGGCCCCGGCACCTGCCGTGAGAGCAGGTCcccag GAGTGGAGGGCGGCCGtcgggagctggagaggaagctgcGGCGGGAGCTGGCGTCCATCCAGGCCCTCGGCACGCTGGCAGGGAG CTCACGAGGGGCGCCAGCCACGCCAGACCCCACCTGCGACTCCCTGTGGCTGGAGGAGACGCCGGCAGCCGGAGGGGCAGGCTGGGCGGAGCCCTGGAGCTGCG GTCAGCGGCAGCCCCGGGACCCGCAGGCCGGGCACCTGGCCGACATCCAGCGGAAGTCCTGGCGCTTCCTGGAGGCCCTGGAG CTGGGGCAGCAGGCCCAGGAGCAGGCGCTGGCCCTCCTGCGGCAGCGAGCGGAGCAGGAggtgtgggagacgcagacgGCGCTGGACGGGCTGCTCTTCAAACACCGGCTGCAG CGGGCGATGGACAAGCGGCCGGGCCAGGCCGAGCAGGACGCAGCTTCGCAGCTGGAGCGGCCGCAGGCCCTCGAGGACGCAGGACAGACACGGGGCTCTCCGTGCGCTGCGCCGGCGGGACCCCA TTCGCACCCGCCCCCAGCGGGGGGCGCTGCCGAGGCCTCCCCGGGCGAAG agccCTCGGCCCCCGCCCGGACGCAGCCCCCGGACGACCCCGCCTGCCAG CGCGCGCCGCCGAGGCCACGCCCAGCCGAGCCCGCAGCTCCCCGCGCCCGCGGCCGCCTCACCGCGCAGATGCTGGAGCAGAGCCTGCGCGAGGAGCGGCTGCGCGCGCAGCACCAGGCCGCACTGCTGCGCCTGCGCGAGATGGCGCTGGAGGAGACGACGCGCGCCGAGCTGGCCTGGCTGGAGCACCAGCGAGG GCGCCTGCGGAGCCAGGGAGACAGAGCCGCGTGGGCCGCCCTGGCCGAGAGGCAGCAGCGAGCCCTCAGCAGCCTTGACAAGGGGAAG AGGGAGATCCGGCACCTGCGGGACATCCAGCTGTCCATGCACCGGGACCGGACGCTGCTGCTGCAGCACCAGAAAGACGTCCTGTGCGTGCAGAGGGCCGCCGCGCTGCTGTGGCAGGAGCTGCAGGCCCCG AGCTGCAGCCCCCGGTTCCAGGCCGCCCGCCAGAGGGGCTCTGGGCAGACCCCGCAGCCTGAGGGGACGCCGTGCCCCATGGAGACGCCGTGGCCCAGGGGccccagcagcccccgcccctggAGACCCCGTGACAGCACCGAGGCTCTGCA GCCTGCCACGGAGCCCCCGCACACGACGCCCGCCCAGGCAGCTTCGGGGCCGAGGTGGGGAGAGGGCGTGCCTGCGGCCAGCAGCCCGCTGGCGGAGAGCGACTACCAGGCCGGCCCAG GTCTGGGGACCCCCCGAGGCCCGGTGCAGGCCAGCGACATCTGGGCCTGTGCCGCAGAACCCAGGGAGCAGCTGCGTGCGGCCCCGCCGGCGGTGCGTCACCTGAGCCTCCTGGACATGCGACAGCAGCCGCTGGGCCCGGCCTTGGCT GCCACACCGgggagccccaccccagcccagccctggctgccggaAGCCGGGGAGCCGCCCCCAG GAGACCCTCAGAGCAAGCCGAGCCCCGCCCTGGCTGAGGAGCCCCGGGCCTGGGGCTGCCACACTGAGAGCTCCCTGGACCGGAGCCGAAACTCCCGGGATGGAGGGGGTGTCTGT GTGGCCGAAGGCAGCACCAGCAGACCGGAGGCAGAGCTGGCGCTGGAGTTGGCCAGGAGCccggtgcaggagccccaggcagcggAGAGCGTGCGGTCAGGGGAGCAGAG GATGGAGGCCCGACAGCCGGAGGACCCCAGTGCCCCCTTTTCCAGGCTGGGAGCCCCCCTGCTGGCTGCCCCCCCAG ctcctgccaACCTGGACGAGGAGGGGGTACCAGCCGCCCAGTGCCcgggcagccccctgccccagcctgcggcCCCCCGGGGCCTGAGCCCTGCGTCTGCCTGCGGGACGTACTCCGAAGTGCAGGGGTCAAGCCCCGcctcctgggccagctctgcCAGCGgggggcctggcccctcccccacaagGTTTCAGAAAGCCAAGGCCATCCTGGTGCAGCTGTCGGACAGCTCCGCCTCCCCGTCCAGTGTGGGCGCCCAGGACGATCCCCccacgggctggggctgggggctctccACTCGCTCCtcctgggaggccctgggcccACCTCCGTCCTCCGTCCCCGGGGGCACAGGGGGGCTGAGCTGGCAGGGGCCGCAGGCCTGGGCGGCTGGTGCCCTGGGCGGCCTCTctgtggaggcagcaggggcgggAGCCTCGGAGCTGGGGCATAGCCCTCCGCCCCCTCCGTCCCCTCCGTCCCCTCCCTCGGGGAGCTGGTCACTGCCACTTCCAGATGccccctgggcaggggcaggggcagggtcggAGCTGTCGGAGGCCTCCAGCCACGTGTGGGACGAGCACAGCGAGGAACACCTGCCAGGACCTGGCACCGGTGCCGGCCCAGCCCCCGGCAGCCTGTCCCCCGCAGACAGCTCGGCCGACCTCCTCGGAGACCGAGTGGCACCCCAGCTGcacccctccctgggccccagggacGGGCGGGAAGCTCCCAGAAGCGGCGAGAGCCCGACCACCGGATCGGACACAGGAAGAGCCACGAGGGCGTCTCCCGAGGCGGCCGACGGGGCCGTCACCGCACACCCCTCTTCCTCCGGGGACTCGGACCTGTCGCTGTCCTTCCCGTCTGAGGGGGTGGGCTTCGGCGGGGGAGAGACGGCCCCTCTGCAGGCCTGGCCTGCACCCCAGGTCCCGCCCAGCCCGCAGGCTCCTCCTGGGGGCCCCGGTGGCCTGGCACGGGGTGGTGGGAGGGACAGACGCCCCTCTGTCCTGGAGGAAGCCGGGGCCCCACGTGCCCCCCGTGCCGGCGGCATCTTGGCGGAGATTCTGTCTCCGGTGGATGAGCAGCTGTCCTATGGCAGCGCCGacctcccctcctgccccgccTGGGACACccgcctgccgccgccgccgcccgctcgCCCGGCAGACAGCGACGTGGAGGGCGCTGCCCCCGGCCGCAAGGACTCCCCTTCCCCGCCCGAGGAGGCCTCGCTCCCTGGGGACTCGGCGGACACCACCGACCAGCTGTCCACCCTGTCGGAGGAGCTGCTGGAGGCGGGGCCGAGGGCAGCCTCACCTGAACTGGCCTGA